One part of the Suncus etruscus isolate mSunEtr1 chromosome 2, mSunEtr1.pri.cur, whole genome shotgun sequence genome encodes these proteins:
- the LOC125998171 gene encoding 40S ribosomal protein S24, whose translation MNNTVTIRTREFMTNRLLQRKQMVIDVLHPGKATVPKTEIREKLAKMYKTTPDVIFVFGFRTHFGGGKTTGFGMIYDSLDHAKKNEPKHRLARHGLYEKKKTSRKQRKERKNRMKKVRCTAKANDGAGKKE comes from the coding sequence ATGAACAACACGGTCACCATCCGCACCAGGGAATTCATGACAAACCGACTGTTACAGCGGAAGCAGATGGTCATTGATGTCCTACACCCTGGCAAAGCCACGGTGCCAAAGACGGAAATTCGAGAGAAACTGGCAAAGATGTACAAGACCACCCCAGACGTTATCTTCGTGTTCGGGTTCAGGACCCATTTTGGTGGTGGCAAGACGACTGGCTTCGGCATGATTTATGATTCCTTGGACCACGCGAAGAAGAATGAGCCCAAGCATAGATTGGCGAGACACGGCCTGTACGAGAAGAAGAAAACTTCGAGGAAGCAGCGGAAGGAGCGCAAGAACAGGATGAAGAAAGTCAGGTGCACCGCCAAGGCCAACGATGGCGCTGGCAAAAAGGAGTAA